A region from the Candidatus Thiothrix putei genome encodes:
- a CDS encoding transporter associated domain-containing protein — protein sequence MDDLQRANEKNLLPGETVGMLQGVLEFGALQVRDIMVPRSQINFIYHEDDFTDILARIAETEHSRYPVVDEDRDDLVGVLLAKDLLKYSGREQEFEIDDIIRPALIVPESQRLNRLLTEFRKTRNHMAVVIDEYAGIAGLVTFEDVLEQIVGDIDDEHDDEEDVSTNIQPQDDGRFIVEAMTPIDEFNATVGTAFDTEEFDTIAGIVIHELGKIPRQGEEVVLMGWLFRVLRSDSRRILLLEVLPHTENSCSEEVPAL from the coding sequence ATGGACGATTTACAACGGGCTAACGAAAAAAACCTCCTGCCAGGGGAAACGGTGGGAATGTTGCAAGGCGTGCTGGAATTTGGTGCGCTTCAAGTGCGCGACATTATGGTGCCACGCTCACAAATCAACTTCATTTACCACGAAGATGACTTCACCGATATTCTCGCTCGCATTGCCGAAACCGAACATTCACGCTACCCCGTGGTGGATGAAGACCGCGATGATTTGGTGGGGGTGTTGCTGGCAAAAGATCTGCTCAAATACAGCGGGCGTGAACAAGAATTTGAAATTGATGACATTATCCGCCCCGCCTTAATTGTCCCCGAAAGCCAGCGATTGAATCGCTTGCTGACTGAATTTCGCAAAACCCGTAACCACATGGCGGTGGTCATCGACGAATACGCGGGCATTGCTGGGCTGGTGACGTTTGAAGACGTGTTGGAACAGATTGTCGGTGACATCGACGATGAGCACGATGATGAGGAAGACGTTTCCACCAATATCCAGCCGCAAGACGACGGGCGTTTCATTGTCGAAGCAATGACGCCGATTGATGAATTTAATGCGACGGTGGGAACTGCATTCGATACCGAGGAATTCGATACCATTGCGGGAATTGTGATCCATGAATTGGGTAAAATCCCGCGTCAAGGCGAGGAAGTGGTGTTAATGGGCTGGTTATTTCGGGTATTGCGCAGCGATTCGCGGCGTATTTTGTTGCTGGAAGTGTTGCCCCACACGGAAAATTCATGTTCTGAGGAAGTGCCTGCGTTATAA
- the lnt gene encoding apolipoprotein N-acyltransferase, translating to MALAFAPIEWRAFAFLAPAVLFWLNLKPIPTKQRLRLAWVFGVGMFAGGAHWIYVSIHFFGGANSFIAAFMVAIFVVIMALLLLVFGWLAAYTTHLPQAVRLLVAFPAIWVLTEWFRGWFLTGFPWLQLGSSQIDTWLAHYAPITGVLGVSWLVALGAGALVLLVLGTQRERVIAAVLALVTAVGGFGLGQVRWTEPAGEPLYVSMLQGNVDQLTKWSREFRNDNIQAYLDLMDGDKYPNVEASHLVIWPETALADFFPQSLDVMLPLQEWAREAKADLLVGGFHVNRDTEAVYNAVMAVGSERDVETSINTGEHVYAKQHLVPFSEYIPLLKYLRFLEHIIKLPYDNVTAWGGTNTLMVAGQPMRMSVCYEDAYAEEMIAGLPQATMLVNVSNDGWFTGSIEPAQHAEIARMRALETGRYLLRATNNGVSAIIDEKGKVTATAEPRIATVISGYATPMQGATPYVRVGNWLIIPLMFILLGVPLLFLRGKFY from the coding sequence ATGGCTTTGGCGTTCGCGCCTATCGAATGGCGGGCGTTTGCATTTCTTGCGCCTGCCGTATTGTTCTGGCTGAATCTCAAACCGATACCAACCAAGCAACGCTTACGGTTGGCGTGGGTGTTTGGGGTGGGGATGTTTGCCGGAGGTGCGCACTGGATTTATGTCAGTATCCACTTTTTCGGTGGGGCAAATTCCTTCATTGCCGCTTTCATGGTGGCTATTTTTGTGGTGATCATGGCACTGTTGTTGCTGGTGTTCGGCTGGTTGGCGGCGTATACCACGCATTTACCGCAAGCAGTGCGTTTACTGGTGGCATTCCCGGCGATTTGGGTGTTGACCGAATGGTTTCGCGGTTGGTTTTTAACAGGGTTTCCCTGGTTGCAATTAGGTAGCAGTCAGATTGATACCTGGTTGGCACATTACGCACCGATCACAGGTGTGTTAGGCGTCAGTTGGCTGGTCGCTTTGGGCGCGGGCGCATTGGTTTTACTGGTGCTGGGAACTCAACGCGAACGCGTTATTGCTGCGGTATTAGCGTTGGTGACGGCAGTCGGTGGGTTTGGCTTGGGGCAGGTGCGTTGGACAGAACCCGCAGGAGAACCTTTATACGTCAGTATGTTGCAAGGCAATGTTGATCAGTTAACCAAGTGGTCACGCGAATTCCGCAATGACAATATCCAAGCTTATCTGGATTTGATGGATGGGGATAAGTACCCGAATGTCGAAGCCTCGCATCTAGTGATTTGGCCGGAAACCGCGCTTGCCGATTTTTTCCCGCAATCTTTGGATGTGATGTTGCCGTTACAAGAGTGGGCGCGTGAGGCGAAAGCTGATTTATTGGTCGGTGGTTTTCATGTGAATCGTGATACCGAGGCCGTGTATAACGCGGTGATGGCGGTGGGTAGTGAGCGTGATGTGGAAACGTCTATCAATACCGGCGAGCATGTGTATGCCAAGCAGCATTTAGTACCGTTCAGCGAATACATTCCTTTATTAAAATACTTACGTTTCTTGGAACATATTATCAAATTGCCGTATGACAATGTGACAGCTTGGGGGGGCACGAATACCCTGATGGTGGCAGGTCAACCGATGCGCATGTCGGTGTGTTACGAAGATGCGTATGCCGAAGAAATGATTGCTGGATTGCCACAAGCGACCATGCTGGTGAATGTCAGCAATGACGGCTGGTTCACAGGCTCAATTGAACCAGCGCAACACGCTGAAATTGCACGGATGCGGGCGTTGGAAACCGGGCGTTATTTGTTGCGGGCTACCAATAACGGGGTTAGCGCGATTATTGATGAAAAGGGCAAAGTGACCGCCACGGCTGAGCCGCGCATTGCTACCGTGATCAGTGGGTATGCTACCCCGATGCAAGGGGCAACCCCTTATGTGCGGGTTGGCAATTGGCTGATTATTCCATTGATGTTTATACTGTTGGGTGTTCCGTTGCTATTCTTGCGCGGCAAATTTTATTAA
- the ybeY gene encoding rRNA maturation RNase YbeY, translated as MSLELDIQNPEAYTSIPAEADLLRWAQAAWSADAEAGVVVRIVNEAESQALNRAYRDKDYPTNVLSFPYDAPSIPEDDDDIEYLGDLVICLPVVEREAAEQGKTATQHWAHLLIHGLLHLQGYDHITDTEAEEMEALETALLLKLGFPDPYH; from the coding sequence ATGAGCTTGGAACTCGATATTCAAAACCCAGAAGCTTACACCAGCATTCCTGCTGAAGCGGATTTATTACGCTGGGCGCAAGCCGCATGGTCGGCGGATGCGGAAGCCGGTGTGGTGGTGCGCATCGTCAATGAAGCCGAAAGTCAGGCACTCAACCGCGCTTATCGGGACAAAGATTACCCGACAAACGTACTGTCGTTTCCTTACGATGCACCATCGATTCCAGAAGATGACGATGACATCGAATACCTCGGCGATCTGGTCATTTGTTTGCCTGTGGTTGAGCGTGAAGCAGCCGAACAAGGTAAAACCGCGACCCAACATTGGGCGCATTTGTTGATACATGGTTTGTTGCATTTACAAGGTTATGACCATATAACGGATACCGAAGCAGAAGAGATGGAAGCTTTAGAAACCGCTTTGCTGCTCAAACTCGGCTTTCCCGACCCTTATCACTAA
- a CDS encoding PhoH family protein — translation MNLCGQFDQHLRQLEHRLGVELSNRGNLFQITGTPLTTQLTINLLHDLYRETVETVLSPESIHLFLQEANLDKVQANTGDDVRIRTKRGYIKPKGLAQSQYIQNIRTHDVTFGIGPAGTGKTWLAVACAVEALERDEVRRLVLVRPAVEAGERLGFLPGDLSQKIDPYLRPMYDALYEMLGVEKVNKLIERNVIEVAPLAYMRGRTLNDAFILLDEAQNTTTEQMKMFLTRLGFGSSAVITGDITQIDLPRHQTSGLRQAAEILEDVKGISFNWFSGRDVVRHKLVQKIVAAYEGFERERSA, via the coding sequence ATGAACTTATGTGGTCAATTTGACCAGCATTTGCGTCAATTAGAGCACCGCCTCGGCGTTGAACTGAGTAACCGTGGCAATTTGTTCCAGATTACCGGAACGCCGCTGACTACACAGTTAACCATTAATTTATTGCATGACCTTTACCGTGAAACGGTTGAAACCGTTCTCAGCCCGGAAAGCATTCATCTGTTCCTGCAAGAAGCCAATCTCGATAAGGTACAAGCCAATACCGGCGATGATGTGCGCATCCGCACCAAGCGCGGTTATATCAAACCCAAAGGTTTGGCGCAAAGTCAGTACATCCAAAATATTCGCACTCATGATGTCACGTTTGGGATTGGTCCTGCGGGTACGGGTAAAACTTGGCTGGCTGTCGCGTGTGCGGTCGAAGCGTTGGAGCGTGATGAAGTGCGGCGTTTGGTGCTGGTGCGTCCTGCGGTGGAAGCGGGGGAGCGCTTGGGTTTCTTGCCCGGTGATTTGTCGCAAAAAATTGACCCGTATTTACGCCCAATGTATGACGCTTTGTATGAAATGCTGGGAGTCGAAAAGGTCAATAAACTGATTGAGCGCAATGTCATTGAAGTCGCACCGTTGGCTTATATGCGCGGGCGTACCTTGAATGATGCCTTTATCTTATTGGATGAAGCGCAAAATACCACCACGGAACAGATGAAAATGTTCCTGACCCGCTTAGGGTTTGGCTCTTCTGCCGTGATCACGGGTGACATTACCCAGATTGACTTGCCACGCCATCAAACCTCTGGCTTGCGCCAAGCGGCTGAAATTCTGGAAGATGTTAAAGGCATCAGCTTTAACTGGTTCAGCGGGCGCGACGTGGTACGGCACAAATTAGTGCAAAAGATTGTGGCAGCGTATGAAGGTTTTGAGCGGGAGCGTTCCGCATGA
- a CDS encoding FIST N-terminal domain-containing protein, producing the protein MQVTLSFFTHATGWHKPLPDIDSPQTLVLIFSPPDSKYYQAALEQLHAHYPQAVIAGCSTVAGIFNEHLLDNALVVGVIRFKTTRLAFASAALPHVNDSFQAGQQIANDLNSPDLKGIFILTDGLNTNGSELIRGLASVVNETNVTIVGGLASDKMQFVSTWILHQGQATSLCVSGVGFYGKELVFNSYARDGFKPFGPERVITRAAGNTLYEIDGRPALQLYKEYLGEHADNLPATALHFPLAIWNQTKDHYVVRTVVSINEADNSLGFVADIPQGYGTQLMYGSFDNLLDGAETASRSLAEQLPPQTPVFALTISCSGRKLVMGDDVDQELEATLENLPAGSQQLGFYSYGELAPTALGGQCCLHNETMTLTVMYEGS; encoded by the coding sequence GTGCAAGTTACGCTAAGCTTTTTTACACATGCAACAGGTTGGCATAAGCCCTTACCTGACATTGATTCACCTCAAACCTTGGTATTGATATTCAGCCCTCCCGATAGCAAATACTACCAAGCTGCTCTTGAACAGCTACATGCTCACTATCCGCAAGCAGTGATCGCAGGCTGTTCTACCGTTGCTGGTATTTTCAATGAACATTTGCTGGATAATGCCTTGGTAGTAGGCGTTATTCGCTTTAAGACAACCCGCCTAGCCTTTGCGAGTGCTGCATTACCGCATGTAAACGATTCTTTTCAAGCAGGCCAGCAAATTGCCAATGACCTCAATTCGCCTGATCTTAAAGGAATTTTCATTCTGACCGATGGCCTGAACACTAATGGCAGTGAATTAATTCGTGGCTTGGCTTCGGTTGTTAATGAAACCAACGTTACCATTGTCGGTGGCTTAGCCAGTGACAAGATGCAATTTGTATCTACTTGGATTTTGCACCAAGGACAAGCGACCTCACTGTGTGTCTCTGGCGTTGGTTTTTATGGCAAAGAGCTGGTCTTTAACAGCTACGCCCGTGATGGCTTCAAACCTTTTGGTCCTGAACGCGTCATTACCCGTGCAGCAGGCAATACGTTGTATGAAATTGACGGTCGCCCTGCCTTACAACTTTATAAAGAATACCTTGGGGAACACGCGGACAACTTACCCGCGACCGCCTTGCACTTCCCCTTAGCGATCTGGAATCAAACCAAAGATCACTACGTGGTACGTACTGTGGTGTCAATCAATGAAGCAGATAATAGCCTAGGGTTTGTGGCCGATATTCCACAAGGTTATGGCACTCAATTGATGTACGGCAGTTTTGACAATTTGTTGGATGGTGCAGAAACAGCCTCACGCAGCTTAGCAGAACAACTACCGCCCCAAACACCCGTCTTTGCGCTGACCATCAGTTGCTCAGGACGCAAACTCGTCATGGGCGATGACGTTGACCAAGAGTTAGAAGCCACGCTCGAAAACCTTCCCGCCGGCAGTCAACAGCTTGGGTTTTACTCTTACGGTGAATTAGCCCCCACTGCACTCGGTGGGCAGTGCTGCCTGCACAACGAAACCATGACCTTAACGGTGATGTATGAAGGAAGTTAA
- a CDS encoding amino acid ABC transporter substrate-binding protein: MITTTLARALAGVTLCTVVMLSLPAQAGKTLDTIKSRDQLVCGVNVALAGFSAADSEGKWSGMDVDYCKALAAAVLGDASKVKYVPLNAQQRFTALQSGEVDILSRNTTWTLTRDASLGANFVGTIYYDGQGFMVKKELKVASAKELDGATVCVQSGTTTEKNLTDFARANKLDIKPLVFEKNEAATGAYHSGRCEAYTTDASGLAAERTIAKNPDEHMILPEIISKEPLGPLVRRGDDEFFAISKWVLNALIEGEEYGLTQVNLDEKKTSDDPNIQRILGTAEDMGTLLGLDKEWAYRALKATGNYGEIFERNVGKDSSLKLERGLNKLWNQGGILYAPPIR; this comes from the coding sequence ATGATAACAACTACTCTTGCGCGTGCTTTGGCGGGCGTTACCCTGTGTACGGTAGTCATGCTCAGTTTGCCTGCTCAGGCGGGCAAAACCTTGGATACCATTAAGTCTCGCGATCAATTGGTGTGCGGTGTGAACGTGGCACTGGCGGGTTTTTCCGCAGCCGATAGCGAAGGCAAGTGGAGCGGGATGGACGTGGATTATTGCAAAGCACTGGCAGCAGCAGTGTTGGGCGATGCCAGCAAGGTGAAATACGTGCCTTTGAACGCACAGCAGCGTTTCACTGCCTTGCAATCCGGTGAAGTTGATATTTTGTCACGCAATACGACTTGGACATTGACCCGCGATGCGTCGCTGGGGGCAAACTTTGTCGGTACGATCTATTACGACGGGCAAGGCTTCATGGTGAAAAAAGAGCTGAAAGTTGCCAGTGCCAAGGAACTTGACGGGGCAACTGTTTGCGTTCAGTCCGGCACGACGACTGAAAAGAACCTGACCGATTTTGCCCGCGCCAACAAGTTGGACATTAAACCGCTGGTGTTTGAAAAGAACGAAGCGGCAACAGGTGCTTACCATAGCGGGCGTTGCGAAGCGTATACCACGGATGCGTCGGGTTTGGCGGCGGAACGGACTATTGCGAAAAATCCCGATGAACATATGATTCTGCCGGAAATTATTTCCAAAGAACCCCTTGGACCGTTGGTGCGGCGTGGTGATGATGAGTTCTTTGCCATCAGCAAGTGGGTGTTGAATGCGCTGATCGAAGGCGAAGAATACGGGCTTACCCAAGTGAATTTGGATGAAAAGAAAACCAGCGATGACCCCAATATCCAGCGTATTCTGGGTACAGCGGAAGACATGGGCACGTTGCTGGGCTTGGATAAGGAATGGGCATATCGTGCCTTGAAAGCGACAGGCAATTACGGCGAAATTTTTGAGCGCAATGTTGGTAAAGATTCCTCGCTGAAACTGGAGCGCGGCTTGAATAAGCTGTGGAATCAGGGCGGGATTTTGTACGCGCCACCGATTCGTTAA